The Sulfurospirillum diekertiae genomic sequence GTGTTGAATAAACTTCAACATCTTTTATTTCATTGTTGGCAAGCTTGTGTTGAAAGGTAAAGTAGTTACGCTCTTCCATGAGAGCACGTTGTCGTTCTTGATGTACCTCATTGGGAGGGAGTGTATTAAATGAAGCAACAGACATTCCCACAAGATGATCTAGTGGATACCCATAGAACTGTGCTGCAGCTTTATTGGCGTTAATAATCTCTCCGCTGTGAGGATCAATGAGAAGCATAACGGAACTACTATCATCAAAAAATCGGTAGAGGGCATTATATGTGTTGTCTGATAAAAATAAAGTATCAAAAAATGTGCTAAACAGACTCATTGTACCCTCTGTTGAGAAATATAACATCTAAAATAATATTAGTGTAACATAAAATTTGTAATGTTTGGTTGTAGAATCGACAGCAGCTCAATAGATATATTTTAATAAAAATAGAAAATTAAAAAGAGAGGAGTTTAGCCCCTCTTTGCTTCCTCTACCATATGATCTAAAATCGTGAAGAGCTCTTTACTTTTTGTCTCGACAATTTTAAAATTATTTAGAATTTCCTCAGATTTTTCCACACAATTATTGTTTTTAATACAGGCTAAAGAGGCATATATTTTATCATGAACATTTTGATGCGGTGATGCAAGGAGCGCATAACTTGGGACATTTTCAAAGGCTTTTTTACCATCTCCATGTTCATACCATTTTCCTAACCTACACTGGTGATGATCACTAAATGTTGTTTTTTCTTCATTATGGAAAATTGAGTTGTACGCTTTAAGTTTGAAAATAATATGATCAAGCTTAGCAAGTTCAATGAAAATATCGTAAGAGATAAGAAGATTTTCTTGGCGTATGGCATCAGCATTGTCTGTAAGTTCACTTAAAGCTTGCCTGAAGAGATCAACTTGCGAAACAGTGTCTTTGACGTAAACTTCCGTACTTTCGCTACTTTCTACCATCGTTTCGGCATTTTGCTTCAAAATATTGATCGTGGCTTCTACTTCTGTAGTTGCTTTTTGGGTACGTTCTGCAAGTTTTCGAACTTCATCCGCAACAACCGCAAAGCCACGACCATGTTCCCCTGCACGCGCTGCCTCAATTGCAGCATTCAGTGCAAGAAGATTGGTTTGATCTGAAATATCTTTAATCAGGGCAATGACCTGTGCAATTTCATCGGTACTATGAGTGACGCTATCGGCATTTTTTCGCGTATCGTTAATCTTTTCAACGATGTGTTCCATTGCACTCATAATTTGATTGGTATTTTGATGTACATTTTTGACGACTAAAGAGGTTTTATCATTGAGTTGTAAAATATTTTGTAATGTTTCTATCGTTGTTTGCATCGTTTGTTGAATATCCGTACTTCCATGAATGGCTCCCTCAC encodes the following:
- a CDS encoding methyl-accepting chemotaxis protein — its product is MTIKLRLIISAFISSFVVILVIGVSFITIQTVQIKGNIYENIILSKDLLADILPPPEYILETRLVTYELLNSTPEQIISLKAKLDALKKDFTDRQSYWDQSNLEPSMKKLVLNEIKSSAFSYFDLTEKKFIPAIEKGNMEEARTLLSGELQKYYDIHRQYIDQLVIMANQQAEADENISKSALQKGFMTMALTALIGIIILLTALGVTNTIILKNINRLKTIAATLASEKGDLSSRLPIESQDEIAQTSQNFNRLFDKFEQIVHLAQIEESKIKEAHTEINQHMAHSQLMISLTDLMSEGAIHGSTDIQQTMQTTIETLQNILQLNDKTSLVVKNVHQNTNQIMSAMEHIVEKINDTRKNADSVTHSTDEIAQVIALIKDISDQTNLLALNAAIEAARAGEHGRGFAVVADEVRKLAERTQKATTEVEATINILKQNAETMVESSESTEVYVKDTVSQVDLFRQALSELTDNADAIRQENLLISYDIFIELAKLDHIIFKLKAYNSIFHNEEKTTFSDHHQCRLGKWYEHGDGKKAFENVPSYALLASPHQNVHDKIYASLACIKNNNCVEKSEEILNNFKIVETKSKELFTILDHMVEEAKRG